ACCAGTTGCGGGTCGTGTGCTTCCAGCGCAGAAAGTGGGGAGCCTGGCGGTGAGCTTCCAGGGCCGCCTCGTCCCGATAGACTTCATAGAGAAAGATCCGGTTCGGGTCGTCCGGATCCTCCAGCACGTCGAATCTCAGGCAACCCGGCTCGTCCTGGACCGAGTGAAGGGCATCGTCTAGCATGGCTTCCATGAAAGCCT
This Acidobacteriota bacterium DNA region includes the following protein-coding sequences:
- a CDS encoding putative quinol monooxygenase; the encoded protein is MIALLVTIRIQPPHREAFMEAMLDDALHSVQDEPGCLRFDVLEDPDDPNRIFLYEVYRDEAALEAHRQAPHFLRWKHTTRNWFDGEALVEQAVSVFPADEDWDG